The DNA segment AAAAAAACGGCTCGCCCGAGGCGTAGACGTGGAGGGCGATTCAAGTGGTTTATGGTGTTTATACTGCTTGTGGCCGGTGCATACTGGGCGTCGTCTGAGCTATTGCCCAGTCGGGAGCATGCTGAACCAGACTGGAAAGGTAAGATGGATAAGCCGATTTTTGTGTCAGGCGAGGTGATGGAACTGCCCGCTTTGGGTAGCGGGGAAGGGTTGCAGCTTCCCTTTAGCGTAATTCAATCGGTGATTGATCCTAATGTAAGATATGAAGAGGAAACGAAGTCAGTCATTCTTACTACGCAGCGGAAGCTAGTATTGATGAAGACGGACGACGTGAAGGGAAAGATCAATAATAAGCCGGTGCAATTGCTGTTTGCCCCGATGGAGAGAGATGGTAATCTCTACTTGCCGACATATCTCTTGAAGGATTTATATGGTATTGAGGTTCACGAAGATAGCGGATCGGGTGCTGTTTTATTGTATCGGGCAGGCGAGTCAATTCAAATGGCGCACGTACAGTCCTCTAGCAAGAGGAAGGATGTCACGGTAACTATGCGTCAAGGCAACAGTATTCATACCCCGATTTTGGCGGAGATGAAGCCGGGAGAGAATCTGCGGATTTTGGACGAGGTTGATGATTGGTATTATGCCCAATTAGATAACGGCTATGCCGGATATGTGAAAAAAAAGAATGTAGCGTTAGATGAGCTCGTGACCATTCCAGCCCTGGAAGAGCAGTCTATACCTCCAGCAAAGCAAAAATGGCAATCCAAAGTTGTCAATTTAACTTGGGAGGCCGTGTACAATGTTGCGCCCAAGCCTTCTTCGATCGGGGAAATGCCGGGTGTGAACGTCGTCAGTCCTACGTGGTTCTCGCTCGTGGATGGAAAAGGGAATGTCCAGAGCAAAGCTGATCGAGCTTATGTGAATTGGGCGCATGGCCGTGGCATGCAGGTATGGGGATTATTTAGCAATAGCTTTGAACCCGAAATCACTTCGGAATCCTTAGCAACTTTTGAACGACGCATGACTACCATTGTGCAAATGCTGCATTACGCAAAACTATATGATTTAGACGGCATTAATATTGACTATGAGAATGTTCATACAAAGGATGGGGCTAATTTAACTCAATTTATGAGGGAGTTATGGCCGCTGGCACAGGAGCAGGGACTCGTAATTTCCATTGATGTGACTCCGAAGTCGAATAGTGAAATGTGGTCGGCGTTTTTGGATCGCAGGTCTTTGGCGGAGGTTACTGACTATTTAATTGTTATGGCATATGATGAGCATTGGGCTGCAAGTCCAGTATCGGGTTCAGTTTCCTCTCTGCCTTGGGCTCGCTCTTCGATGACGCGGATTATCGAGGAGGATGACGTGCCTCCTGGCAAGCTGATTCTGGGGATACCATTATATACGCGGGTCTGGACGGAGACGCAGGTGGATGGATCTACGAAGGTAAAGTCGAAAGCGATCGGTATGAAAAAAGCTCAGGAGATCATTAAGGAGAAATCGCTGGAACCGAAACTATCCGAGGAAACGGGTCAGAATTACGTCGAGTATCGAGAAGATGGCGCTCTTCATCGGATTTGGCTGGAAGACAAGGACTCTTTGGCTCGGCGGGTCGAATTGGCCAAGTCGCTCAAGCTTGGGGGTATTGCAACGTGGAATCGGAGTTTTGCTTCGAGTGAGGCTTGGGACGTGCTTAGTAAAATCGCAGAATAATTGGTTGATAGCAGAGATTATAGTGGGGAATAAAAAGGCGGGCACCTAGGGTGCTCGCCTTTTTGTTAGGTTTCGGCTGAAGGTGCAGCGGCAGTTTTTTGCTGCTGTAATTGTTCGGCAGTAATATTTGCCCGATCCGGATCTAGCGTCAACATGGTTTTGCAGAACATGCAGCGATCTGTCTTGCCTAGCATTTTCGTCAATTTATGGCACTCTGGACATTCTAGCTGAACCGCAGAGGTAGACAGCATGCCGGCGATGAAATAGATGGCCAGGCTTCCGAGCATAGCGATGAGTCCGATGACAAGTCCGATACCGGCAACAACTTTGCCGGATTGTCCCCAGAAGACGACGCCTGCTGTGCCGAGAACCATCAGTCCCATTCCCAGCATAGTGAGGAGAAGGCCCCATAATCTGAATTCATTGATTTTGCTTGATTTGAAGAACATTTGAGCAAACCTCAATTCATGATTATTTTTTTAAAACGCTGCCGCAAAAAAAGCAGGAAACTTCAATATAGCGTAGAACTATATTATAACGAATTGGCGGGATAACGCCAAGGTAGGAGGATATCGTGGAACCTACTATTTATTCATTAGTCGATGAAGGTAGTGTCGGTCGTCAAGTACTAGGCGCTATCGGATACCGCCACAACGGTCGAGATTTTCACAGCTCGGCAATTTACGATTTTGAATTGGTTGTTATAACGGTATGCGAAGGAATGAATGAAGCGGGAGTAGAAATCGAGCACTGCACGAATGGAGATATTCATTATCAATTGCTTTATATGGGGATCGAGGATTTGAAACGCTGGGTAATGGCCGGTGAGAACCGGGAAATTGTACAGTGTTTTTTACGTGGAGAAATCATTTGGGATGTTGAAGGAGAGTTAACTCGATTGCGTAATGAAATCATTGGTTTTGGAGATGATATCAGAGGACAGCGCAAGTTTATTGAGTTTGCTAAATTTCTAAAGATGTACATAGAAGCCAAGCGCTATACTCAAGATCGTGATTTCCTCGACGCTTACTATAATGTGCTACAGGCATTGAAGCATTATGCCAGAATTGAATTGATTGAACAGGGAATCTTGCCCGAAAATAGTGTATGGGAGCAGTTGCGTCCGTTGAACTCCGTCGTCTACAAGTTGTTTGATGAACTAACAGATAATAAGGAAACATTGGAGCAGCGGATTCAATTAGTACTGCTGGCTTGCGAATTTACGATTATGTCCAAAATGGCCGATTGTTGCTCCATATTGCTGCGTATTTTATCCAGCCGCAAAGAAGCTTGGAGCATTCAGGAGCTCCGACAACAGCCCGAATTAGAACATGTGCGGGAAGAAGTTCCGTTATTATTGAGAAAACTGGTGTATCATTCCCATGCATCTGAAGTAACCAGTGAGTCGAAGGGAAGCGCTGGAGAGGAACGCGAGATCAAGTATTTAGCGGAGAAATCCTTATTGTAGTTAATTTCCAGATAAGTATTTATAAATATAGATTGACTCTTATGTATGATCTGTGTTAAATTAAATCTCGCCCCTTCAAGGCGGCAAGTTCAAAAATGGTATGCAGGATTCACCTGAAAAAAGATTTTAAAAAAAAGTTGTTGACTTAACTCGGGTGGTCGTGATATATTATAAGAGTCGCTGCTGAAACAACGGCGGCACACGAAATAAGGTTTGATCTTTGAAAACTGAACAACGAGTGAGCGGGTTTCACGGAAGTGAAATCTAAAAATAGAGTCAGATGCAAATCTGATCTCGTCAGATTCAAAATGAGCAAGTCAAACACTTTGGATGGAACACCTCATCACCTTCGGGTATGAGCCTCCTTCCGATCTTTATTGGAGAGTTTGATCCTGGCTCAGGACGAACGCTGGCGGCGTGCCTAATACATGCAAGTCGAGCGGGATTATTTTGGAAGCTTGCTTCCGAAATAATCTAGCGGCGGACGGGTGAGTAATACGTAGGCAACCTGCCCCTCAGCCTGGGATAACTAGCGGAAACGTTAGCTAATACCGGATAATTTATTTCTTCGCATGAAGGAATAATAAAAGACGGAGCAATCTGTCACTAAGGGATGGGCCTACGGCGCATTAGCTAGTTGGTGAGGTAACGGCTCACCAAGGCGACGATGCGTAGCCGACCTGAGAGGGTGAACGGCCACACTGGGACTGAGACACGGCCCAGACTCCTACGGGAGGCAGCAGTAGGGAATCTTCCGCAATGGACGCAAGTCTGACGGAGCAACGCCGCGTGAGTGATGAAGGTTTTCGGATCGTAAAGCTCTGTTGCCAGGGAAGAACGTCTTGGAGAGTAACTGCTCTAAGAGTGACGGTACCTGAGAAGAAAGCCCCGGCTAACTACGTGCCAGCAGCCGCGGTAATACGTAGGGGGCAAGCGTTGTCCGGAATTATTGGGCGTAAAGCGCGCGCAGGCGGTCATTTAAGTCTGGTGTTTAATCCCGGGGCTCAACTCCGGGTCGCACTGGAAACTGGGTGGCTTGAGTGCAGAAGAGGAGAGTGGAATTCCACGTGTAGCGGTGAAATGCGTAGATATGTGGAGGAACACCAGTGGCGAAGGCGACTCTCTGGGCTGTAACTGACGCTGAGGCGCGAAAGCGTGGGTAGCAAACAGGATTAGATACCCTGGTAGTCCACGCCGTAAACGATGAATGCTAGGTGTTAGGGGTTTCGATACCCTTGGTGCCGAAGTAAACACATTAAGCATTCCGCCTGGGGAGTACGGTCGCAAGACTGAAACTCAAAGGAATTGACGGGGACCCGCACAAGCAGTGGAGTATGTGGTTTAATTCGAAGCAACGCGAAGAACCTTACCAGGTCTTGACATGCCTCTGACCGCTCTAGAGATAGAGCTTCTCTTCGGAGCAGGGGACACAGGTGGTGCATGGTTGTCGTCAGCTCGTGTCGTGAGATGTTGGGTTAAGTCCCGCAACGAGCGCAACCCTTGATCTTAGTTGCCAGCATTTCGGATGGGCACTCTAAGGTGACTGCCGGTGACAAACCGGAGGAAGGTGGGGATGACGTCAAATCATCATGCCCCTTATGACCTGGGCTACACACGTACTACAATGGCCAGTACAACGGGAAGCGAAGCCGCGAGGTGGAGCGAATCCTATCAAAGCTGGTCTCAGTTCGGATTGCAGGCTGCAACTCGCCTGCATGAAGTCGGAATTGCTAGTAATCGCGGATCAGCATGCCGCGGTGAATACGTTCCCGGGTCTTGTACACACCGCCCGTCACACCACGAGAGTTTACAACACCCGAAGTCGGTGAGGTAACCGCAAGGGGCCAGCCGCCGAAGGTGGGGTAGATGATTGGGGTGA comes from the Paenibacillus lentus genome and includes:
- a CDS encoding nucleotidyltransferase-like protein — its product is MEPTIYSLVDEGSVGRQVLGAIGYRHNGRDFHSSAIYDFELVVITVCEGMNEAGVEIEHCTNGDIHYQLLYMGIEDLKRWVMAGENREIVQCFLRGEIIWDVEGELTRLRNEIIGFGDDIRGQRKFIEFAKFLKMYIEAKRYTQDRDFLDAYYNVLQALKHYARIELIEQGILPENSVWEQLRPLNSVVYKLFDELTDNKETLEQRIQLVLLACEFTIMSKMADCCSILLRILSSRKEAWSIQELRQQPELEHVREEVPLLLRKLVYHSHASEVTSESKGSAGEEREIKYLAEKSLL
- a CDS encoding glycosyl hydrolase family 18 protein yields the protein MVFILLVAGAYWASSELLPSREHAEPDWKGKMDKPIFVSGEVMELPALGSGEGLQLPFSVIQSVIDPNVRYEEETKSVILTTQRKLVLMKTDDVKGKINNKPVQLLFAPMERDGNLYLPTYLLKDLYGIEVHEDSGSGAVLLYRAGESIQMAHVQSSSKRKDVTVTMRQGNSIHTPILAEMKPGENLRILDEVDDWYYAQLDNGYAGYVKKKNVALDELVTIPALEEQSIPPAKQKWQSKVVNLTWEAVYNVAPKPSSIGEMPGVNVVSPTWFSLVDGKGNVQSKADRAYVNWAHGRGMQVWGLFSNSFEPEITSESLATFERRMTTIVQMLHYAKLYDLDGINIDYENVHTKDGANLTQFMRELWPLAQEQGLVISIDVTPKSNSEMWSAFLDRRSLAEVTDYLIVMAYDEHWAASPVSGSVSSLPWARSSMTRIIEEDDVPPGKLILGIPLYTRVWTETQVDGSTKVKSKAIGMKKAQEIIKEKSLEPKLSEETGQNYVEYREDGALHRIWLEDKDSLARRVELAKSLKLGGIATWNRSFASSEAWDVLSKIAE
- a CDS encoding DUF2614 family zinc ribbon-containing protein, with protein sequence MFFKSSKINEFRLWGLLLTMLGMGLMVLGTAGVVFWGQSGKVVAGIGLVIGLIAMLGSLAIYFIAGMLSTSAVQLECPECHKLTKMLGKTDRCMFCKTMLTLDPDRANITAEQLQQQKTAAAPSAET